In one Aeromicrobium erythreum genomic region, the following are encoded:
- a CDS encoding MFS transporter — MLPPGPVQRASRSWPAPALSLFAVGWGANQFAALLPVYRVEDGATAAEVTLLFGAYAVGLIPTLLLVAPVSDRLGRRRVMRPVLVLSFVATVVLLLGGHSLLLLLLGRLLAGIASGAAFAPGTAWVKELSTGPAGTGARRAAIALSAGFGTGPLVTGLMAQWLPHPLLLPYVPHLVLTVLVAGFAWNAPEPVRAHHDPLDAETGRVAHALRSPAFVRRTLFTAPWVFGCATLAFATVPQVAPVPGPNVAVGGALVALTLWTGVLVQPLGRRRTPRTTVLLGVGAGVVGFLVATLASLTGWGALTVLAAVGLGAAYGWILVAGLATVEEVAQPADLATVTAVFYSLTYLGFAAPYLGTLLLSWLPGTPAMLLLAVLLAATAPLVLSSARRR; from the coding sequence GTGCTGCCTCCCGGACCCGTCCAGCGTGCCTCCCGGTCGTGGCCGGCGCCGGCGCTGTCGCTCTTCGCCGTCGGCTGGGGCGCCAACCAGTTCGCGGCGCTGCTGCCCGTCTACCGCGTCGAGGACGGCGCGACCGCCGCGGAGGTCACGCTGCTGTTCGGGGCGTACGCCGTCGGTCTCATCCCGACGCTGCTGCTCGTCGCGCCCGTCTCGGACCGGCTCGGCCGACGCCGCGTCATGCGGCCGGTGCTCGTGCTCTCGTTCGTCGCCACCGTGGTGCTGCTGCTCGGCGGCCACAGCCTCCTGCTGCTCCTGCTGGGTCGCCTGCTCGCCGGCATTGCGTCGGGTGCGGCGTTCGCGCCCGGGACCGCCTGGGTCAAGGAGCTCTCGACCGGACCGGCCGGCACGGGCGCACGACGCGCGGCGATCGCCCTGTCGGCCGGCTTCGGCACCGGCCCGCTCGTCACGGGGTTGATGGCCCAGTGGCTGCCGCACCCCCTGCTGCTGCCCTACGTCCCGCACCTCGTCCTCACGGTGCTCGTTGCCGGGTTCGCCTGGAACGCACCCGAGCCTGTGCGCGCGCACCACGACCCGCTCGACGCCGAGACGGGGCGTGTCGCGCACGCGCTGCGCTCCCCCGCCTTCGTGCGGCGCACGCTGTTCACCGCGCCCTGGGTGTTCGGGTGCGCGACGCTGGCGTTCGCGACGGTGCCCCAGGTCGCGCCCGTCCCCGGCCCCAACGTCGCCGTCGGCGGCGCGCTCGTGGCTCTGACGCTCTGGACCGGCGTCCTCGTCCAGCCCCTCGGTCGCCGCCGCACCCCGCGCACCACGGTCCTCCTGGGGGTGGGTGCCGGCGTCGTCGGCTTCCTCGTCGCCACGCTCGCCTCGCTGACCGGGTGGGGCGCGCTCACCGTCCTCGCGGCCGTCGGGCTCGGAGCCGCGTACGGCTGGATCCTCGTCGCCGGGCTGGCGACGGTCGAGGAGGTGGCGCAGCCGGCCGACCTGGCCACGGTGACCGCCGTCTTCTACAGCCTCACGTACCTCGGCTTCGCCGCCCCCTACCTTGGGACGCTGCTGCTCTCGTGGCTGCCCGGCACCCCGGCCATGCTCCTGCTCGCGGTCCTGCTGGCCGCGACGGCGCCGCTCGTCCTCAGCTCGGCGCGGCGGCGCTGA
- a CDS encoding alpha/beta fold hydrolase, translated as MSASADRDATFVLVPGAGGSPWFWSRVVPLLEAAGHQAVAVDLPGDDPDVDLQGYVDRVVDAVRTARGDGRVVLVGQSFGGFSASAAALVEPVDLLVLLNAMVPRPRESGAQWWRAVGQAAARRDAEAAAGRDPSRPFDVLEVFFHDAPEDVLAEAAEHDRQQTDLAFGSPWPGERWPDVPTHVLVADDDRLFPPTLQGQVARERLGLEATSVPGGHLNALTRPRELVDALVACLSAAAPS; from the coding sequence GTGAGCGCGTCCGCCGACCGGGACGCCACGTTCGTCCTGGTGCCCGGCGCCGGGGGCTCGCCGTGGTTCTGGAGCCGCGTGGTGCCCCTTCTTGAGGCGGCGGGGCACCAGGCCGTCGCGGTGGACCTGCCCGGGGACGATCCCGACGTCGACCTGCAGGGCTACGTCGACCGCGTGGTGGACGCCGTGCGGACCGCGCGCGGCGACGGCCGAGTGGTGCTGGTCGGTCAGTCCTTCGGCGGTTTCAGCGCGTCGGCAGCGGCTCTCGTGGAGCCCGTCGACCTCCTCGTGCTGCTGAACGCGATGGTCCCGCGGCCGCGTGAGTCGGGCGCGCAATGGTGGCGTGCCGTCGGGCAGGCCGCAGCCCGGCGCGACGCCGAGGCCGCGGCCGGACGCGACCCGTCGCGCCCGTTCGACGTGCTCGAGGTCTTCTTCCACGACGCTCCCGAGGACGTGCTGGCCGAGGCCGCGGAGCACGACCGCCAGCAGACCGACCTCGCGTTCGGCTCCCCGTGGCCAGGTGAGCGCTGGCCCGACGTGCCGACCCACGTGCTCGTCGCCGACGACGACCGGCTCTTCCCGCCGACCCTGCAAGGCCAGGTGGCGCGCGAGCGACTCGGCCTCGAGGCGACGTCGGTGCCGGGCGGGCACCTGAACGCCCTGACCCGTCCGCGGGAGCTCGTGGACGCGCTGGTGGCCTGTCTCAGCGCCGCCGCGCCGAGCTGA
- a CDS encoding SDR family oxidoreductase, producing MGETTRTALVAGATGIAGSALCRELVEQGWEVLGLSRSGRAPVDGVLGVAADLTDEASLRESLAPHAPTHVFVTAWMRQEDEAANIRVNGRMVRDLLAAVDAAGSVQHVALVTGLKHYLGPFEAYGKGEVPDTPFREDEPRLPYPNFYYAQEDELFAAAERAGFTWSVHRAHTVIGAAVGNAMNMGQTLAVQAAICREQGRPMVFPGSRTQWDGLTDMTDAGLLAQHLAWAATTPAAADTAFNVVNGDVFRWRWLWPLLAARLGVDAEGSEGEPRPLEEQMADAAATWSRIAERDGLVEADVDRVASWWHTDGDLGRDMECLADMTRSRVLGFTGYQPTLQAFLDLFDRLEQARVVPRP from the coding sequence ATGGGAGAGACGACGCGGACCGCGCTGGTGGCAGGAGCCACCGGCATCGCAGGCTCGGCACTGTGCCGGGAGCTGGTCGAGCAGGGCTGGGAGGTGCTCGGCCTGTCGCGCAGCGGTCGCGCGCCGGTGGACGGCGTGCTCGGGGTGGCGGCGGACCTGACCGACGAGGCGTCGCTGCGCGAGTCGCTCGCGCCCCACGCCCCGACCCACGTCTTCGTGACGGCCTGGATGCGACAGGAGGACGAGGCCGCGAACATCCGCGTGAACGGACGCATGGTGCGCGACCTCCTGGCCGCCGTCGACGCGGCGGGCAGCGTGCAGCACGTCGCGCTGGTGACGGGTCTCAAGCACTACCTCGGTCCGTTCGAGGCGTACGGGAAGGGGGAGGTGCCGGACACCCCGTTCCGCGAGGACGAGCCGCGGCTGCCGTACCCGAACTTCTACTACGCCCAGGAGGACGAGCTGTTCGCCGCTGCGGAGCGGGCGGGCTTCACGTGGTCGGTGCACCGCGCCCACACGGTGATCGGCGCCGCAGTGGGCAACGCGATGAACATGGGGCAGACGCTCGCGGTCCAGGCCGCGATCTGCCGTGAGCAGGGGAGACCGATGGTCTTCCCTGGGTCGCGGACCCAGTGGGACGGTCTGACCGACATGACCGACGCGGGCCTGTTGGCCCAGCACCTGGCGTGGGCCGCCACGACACCGGCCGCTGCCGACACGGCGTTCAACGTCGTCAACGGCGACGTCTTCCGCTGGCGATGGCTGTGGCCGCTGCTGGCCGCACGTCTGGGCGTCGACGCCGAGGGCTCCGAGGGCGAGCCGCGGCCGCTGGAGGAGCAGATGGCCGACGCCGCAGCGACGTGGTCACGCATCGCCGAACGTGACGGCCTGGTGGAGGCCGACGTGGACCGCGTGGCCTCCTGGTGGCACACCGACGGCGACCTCGGACGCGACATGGAGTGCCTGGCCGACATGACCCGCAGTCGTGTCCTCGGGTTCACGGGGTACCAGCCGACGCTCCAGGCGTTCCTCGACCTGTTCGACCGTCTCGAGCAGGCCCGCGTCGTCCCGCGGCCCTGA
- a CDS encoding Lrp/AsnC family transcriptional regulator, with the protein MSRFDAIDRSILRELQLDGRLTNQELADRVGLSPSPCLRRVRALESAGVISGYRAVVAQQEVGLSITAFVRLRLSSHATDTVEAVEAELRGLPEVVEAYVLAGDHDYLLKVVAESFASYEQLLRDRIRDIPSLASIETTFAFGVTKDPSPVPVP; encoded by the coding sequence ATGAGCCGCTTCGACGCCATCGACCGATCGATCCTGCGCGAGCTGCAGCTGGACGGTCGGCTCACCAACCAGGAGCTCGCCGACCGGGTGGGCCTGTCACCGTCGCCCTGCCTGCGCCGGGTGCGGGCCCTGGAGTCGGCGGGGGTGATCAGCGGGTACCGCGCAGTCGTCGCGCAGCAGGAGGTCGGGCTGAGCATCACCGCGTTCGTCAGGCTGCGGCTGTCGTCGCACGCGACCGACACCGTCGAGGCGGTCGAGGCGGAGCTGCGGGGCCTGCCCGAGGTGGTCGAGGCGTACGTCCTGGCGGGCGACCACGACTACCTGCTGAAGGTGGTCGCCGAGTCGTTCGCGAGCTACGAGCAGCTGCTGCGCGACAGGATCCGCGACATCCCGTCGCTCGCGTCGATCGAGACGACCTTCGCGTTCGGCGTCACGAAGGATCCGTCGCCCGTCCCGGTTCCGTAG
- a CDS encoding MIP/aquaporin family protein: MLTGIFLPELMGTATLLLLGCGVVANVVLARTNGHGGGPLMITIGWGLAVFAGVYVAYQSGAHLNPAVTLGLVASGDDLGGDTAVKVLVYLAAQLVGAILGATLCWLAYRDQFDAEESDPDDKLGVFCTAPQIPRTSSNLLTEVIGTFVLVFVIIAFGKTPSGLGPLAVALLVVAIGASLGGPTGYAINPARDLGPRIAHTLLPIRRKRDSNWSYAWIPVVGPVVGGILAGLLAAAANYA, encoded by the coding sequence ATGCTGACCGGGATCTTCCTGCCCGAGCTGATGGGCACGGCCACCTTGCTGCTGCTCGGCTGCGGCGTCGTCGCCAACGTGGTGCTCGCCCGGACCAACGGGCACGGCGGCGGACCGCTCATGATCACCATCGGCTGGGGACTCGCCGTCTTCGCGGGCGTGTACGTGGCCTACCAGTCCGGCGCCCACCTCAACCCCGCCGTCACGCTCGGCCTCGTCGCCTCGGGTGACGACCTCGGCGGCGACACCGCCGTCAAGGTGCTGGTCTACCTCGCGGCGCAGCTCGTCGGGGCCATCCTCGGAGCCACGCTCTGCTGGCTCGCCTACCGCGACCAGTTCGACGCCGAGGAGAGCGACCCCGACGACAAGCTCGGCGTCTTCTGCACCGCACCGCAGATCCCACGCACCAGCTCGAACCTCCTCACCGAGGTGATCGGCACCTTCGTGCTCGTGTTCGTCATCATCGCGTTCGGCAAGACGCCCAGTGGGCTCGGGCCGCTCGCCGTGGCACTGCTCGTCGTGGCCATCGGCGCGAGCCTCGGCGGCCCCACCGGCTACGCCATCAACCCCGCGCGCGACCTCGGTCCCCGCATCGCCCACACGCTGCTGCCCATCCGACGCAAGCGCGACAGCAACTGGTCCTACGCCTGGATCCCTGTCGTCGGACCGGTCGTCGGTGGCATCCTCGCAGGACTGCTCGCCGCCGCCGCGAACTACGCCTGA
- a CDS encoding EamA family transporter yields MTRTIPTVRAAAGPAALLATVLLWSSFALTTRALGTSGLTTLDLALLRFATPLVLLAPWVPGALRRARQERTSTLALLMVGGLPHFLVFAVGAHLTSAGLTGLLVPGTVPLFVTLLLLGRRSVPRGRVVALALITGGVGVSASTMTSASGSVGVVALLAAGLLWAVYTLALARTTLGLLDVVALVSLGSTVGVVAAVALGLGPSAVLGGTADGSQVLTTVLLLGVGTGIASTLCYAQAVRLLGSGAGAVAGASSPMLTATLAAPLLGEPLGPVLAFGLVLVVVGLVLFHTSGRAPSSARLSVDRRPLLVE; encoded by the coding sequence GTGACCAGGACCATCCCGACCGTGCGCGCCGCCGCAGGCCCCGCCGCCCTGCTCGCCACCGTCCTGCTGTGGTCGTCGTTCGCGCTCACGACGCGGGCGCTCGGGACGTCGGGACTCACGACCCTCGACCTGGCCCTGCTCCGCTTCGCCACTCCCCTCGTCCTGCTGGCGCCGTGGGTGCCCGGCGCGCTGCGTCGGGCGCGGCAGGAGCGGACGAGCACGCTCGCCCTGCTGATGGTCGGCGGACTCCCCCACTTCCTGGTCTTCGCGGTCGGCGCTCACCTCACCAGCGCCGGGCTGACCGGGTTGCTCGTCCCCGGCACCGTGCCGCTGTTCGTCACCCTCCTCCTGCTGGGTCGGCGCAGCGTCCCGCGCGGGCGGGTCGTGGCCCTCGCGCTGATCACGGGCGGGGTCGGCGTCAGCGCGAGCACGATGACCTCGGCGAGCGGGTCGGTCGGCGTGGTCGCGCTGCTCGCGGCCGGTCTGCTGTGGGCCGTCTACACGCTCGCCCTCGCCCGGACGACCCTCGGGCTGCTCGACGTGGTCGCCCTGGTGAGCCTCGGCTCGACGGTCGGTGTGGTGGCCGCCGTGGCGCTCGGACTCGGGCCGTCAGCGGTGCTCGGCGGCACGGCAGACGGTTCGCAGGTGCTGACGACGGTGCTGCTGCTCGGCGTCGGAACCGGCATCGCGTCCACGCTCTGCTACGCCCAGGCGGTCCGGCTGCTCGGTAGCGGCGCCGGCGCCGTGGCGGGCGCGTCGAGCCCCATGCTCACGGCCACCCTCGCCGCTCCGCTGCTGGGTGAGCCGCTCGGCCCCGTCCTCGCCTTCGGGCTCGTCCTCGTCGTGGTGGGCCTCGTGCTCTTCCACACCTCCGGCCGCGCGCCCTCCTCCGCCAGGCTGTCGGTCGACCGACGACCGCTGCTGGTCGAGTAG
- a CDS encoding GNAT family N-acetyltransferase: MITLTDPPTLVAPTAAVRATYLVGEMADMKDRGASTEWLAVASRDFDAFVAERIGVRERWGVPSEVFWFVSGDFYLGSLVIRHRLIADQGGGHIGYHVVSPWQGQGHATEMLRQALVKVGALGISPALLTVSPVNHASRRVVEKNGGVPDGINHEGEQRFWVPTPASSSAPSPAVAV; the protein is encoded by the coding sequence ATGATCACGCTCACCGATCCGCCCACCCTGGTGGCGCCGACGGCGGCCGTGCGTGCCACCTACCTGGTCGGCGAGATGGCCGACATGAAGGACCGTGGCGCCAGCACCGAGTGGCTCGCCGTCGCCAGCCGCGACTTCGACGCCTTCGTCGCGGAACGCATCGGCGTGCGCGAGCGATGGGGCGTCCCCTCGGAGGTCTTCTGGTTCGTCTCCGGCGACTTCTACCTCGGCAGCCTCGTCATCCGGCACCGGCTCATCGCCGACCAGGGCGGAGGCCACATCGGCTACCACGTGGTCAGCCCCTGGCAGGGCCAGGGACACGCCACCGAGATGCTCCGCCAGGCACTCGTGAAGGTCGGAGCCCTCGGCATCTCCCCCGCGCTGCTCACCGTCTCCCCCGTCAACCACGCCTCCCGACGCGTCGTGGAGAAGAACGGCGGCGTCCCCGACGGGATCAACCACGAGGGCGAGCAGCGCTTCTGGGTCCCCACACCGGCCTCCTCCTCGGCGCCCTCACCCGCCGTCGCCGTGTGA
- a CDS encoding DUF1992 domain-containing protein, whose amino-acid sequence MADDPRRRAAHYRLGDDPAPEETPSRPERGRRPEDQTLYVDGQIRAAMARGEFDDLALAGKPLPARVYRHDPDWWLKQLMERENVSGVLPPALALRREDAELDDLLDTSGSETHVRDLLTDFNRRVVEARRQLQGGPPVITPLRDVEEEVAAWRERLRARAAARTSPPPPRRRWWQRRAPRG is encoded by the coding sequence ATGGCCGACGACCCCCGCCGCCGGGCGGCGCACTACCGGCTCGGCGACGACCCCGCGCCCGAGGAGACGCCGTCGCGCCCCGAGCGCGGACGTCGTCCCGAGGACCAGACCCTCTACGTCGACGGTCAGATCCGGGCCGCGATGGCCCGGGGCGAGTTCGACGACCTGGCGCTGGCGGGCAAGCCGCTCCCGGCGCGGGTCTACCGCCACGACCCCGACTGGTGGCTCAAGCAGCTGATGGAGCGCGAGAACGTCTCCGGCGTCCTGCCGCCGGCGCTCGCGCTGCGACGCGAGGACGCCGAGCTCGACGACCTGCTCGACACCTCGGGCTCGGAGACCCACGTCCGCGACCTCCTGACCGACTTCAACCGGCGGGTCGTCGAGGCCCGACGTCAGCTCCAGGGCGGACCGCCCGTCATCACCCCCCTGCGCGACGTCGAGGAGGAGGTCGCCGCGTGGCGCGAGCGTCTGCGCGCCCGGGCCGCCGCGCGCACCTCTCCCCCGCCGCCTCGACGACGCTGGTGGCAGCGGCGGGCGCCCCGTGGCTGA
- the glpK gene encoding glycerol kinase GlpK, whose product MADNTYVLAIDQGTTSTRAMIFDRSGSVVAVDQVEHEQIFPRAGWVEHDALEIWENTRRVIGGALAKANFNSRNISAVGITNQRETAVVWDRSTGQPVYNAIVWQDTRTQKIVDRLGGDAGPDRYKETVGLPLATYFAGPKVTWILENVDGVKDRAEAGELLFGTMDTWVLWNLTGGAENDGVHVTDVTNASRTMLMNLETLEWDEQIAADMGIPLSMLPEIRSSSEVYGECKPGILRGTPVAGILGDQQAATFGQACLAKGEAKNTYGTGNFMLLNTGTEAVPSENGLLTTVCYKIGDQPTVYALEGSIAVTGSLVQWVRDNLGLISGAPEIEELARKVDDNGGAYFVPAFSGLFAPHWRPDARGALVGLTRYVNKNHIARAVLESTAYQTREVLDAMNADSGVPLAELRVDGGMVVNETLMQFQADILGVDVVRPKVAETTALGAAYAAGLAVDYWQNEDDLRANWGEDKRWTPQMSEDQREKYYRSWKKAVTKTLDWVDDDVD is encoded by the coding sequence ATGGCCGACAACACGTACGTCCTCGCGATCGACCAGGGCACGACCTCCACCCGCGCGATGATCTTCGACCGCAGCGGCTCCGTCGTCGCGGTCGACCAGGTCGAGCACGAGCAGATCTTCCCCCGGGCCGGATGGGTCGAGCACGACGCGCTGGAGATCTGGGAGAACACGCGGCGGGTCATCGGCGGAGCGCTCGCCAAGGCGAACTTCAACAGCCGCAACATCTCCGCCGTCGGCATCACCAACCAGCGCGAGACCGCCGTCGTCTGGGACCGCAGCACCGGCCAGCCCGTGTACAACGCCATCGTCTGGCAGGACACCCGCACCCAGAAGATCGTCGACCGCCTGGGCGGCGACGCCGGCCCCGACCGCTACAAGGAGACCGTCGGCCTGCCCCTCGCCACCTACTTCGCCGGCCCGAAGGTCACGTGGATCCTCGAGAACGTCGACGGCGTCAAGGACCGTGCCGAGGCCGGCGAGCTGCTGTTCGGGACGATGGACACCTGGGTCCTGTGGAACCTCACCGGTGGTGCGGAGAACGACGGCGTGCACGTCACCGACGTCACCAACGCCTCGCGCACCATGCTGATGAACCTCGAGACCCTCGAGTGGGACGAGCAGATCGCCGCCGACATGGGCATCCCGCTCTCGATGCTGCCCGAGATCCGCTCGAGCTCGGAGGTCTACGGCGAGTGCAAGCCGGGCATCCTGCGCGGCACCCCCGTCGCCGGCATCCTCGGCGACCAGCAGGCCGCCACGTTCGGCCAGGCGTGCCTGGCCAAGGGCGAGGCCAAGAACACCTACGGCACCGGCAACTTCATGCTCCTGAACACCGGGACCGAGGCCGTCCCGTCGGAGAACGGGCTGCTCACCACGGTCTGCTACAAGATCGGCGATCAGCCGACCGTCTACGCGCTCGAGGGCTCCATCGCCGTCACCGGTTCGCTCGTGCAGTGGGTCCGCGACAACCTCGGTCTCATCTCCGGCGCCCCCGAGATCGAGGAGCTGGCGCGGAAGGTCGACGACAACGGCGGCGCCTACTTCGTGCCCGCGTTCTCCGGCCTGTTCGCCCCGCACTGGCGGCCCGACGCCCGCGGCGCCCTCGTGGGCCTGACCCGCTACGTCAACAAGAACCACATCGCCCGCGCCGTGCTCGAGTCCACCGCGTACCAGACCCGCGAGGTGCTCGACGCGATGAACGCCGACTCCGGCGTCCCCCTCGCCGAGCTGCGCGTCGACGGCGGCATGGTCGTCAACGAGACCCTCATGCAGTTCCAGGCCGACATCCTCGGCGTCGACGTCGTGCGCCCGAAGGTCGCCGAGACCACCGCGCTCGGTGCCGCGTACGCCGCCGGGCTCGCCGTCGACTACTGGCAGAACGAGGACGACCTGCGCGCCAACTGGGGCGAGGACAAGCGGTGGACGCCGCAGATGTCCGAGGACCAGCGCGAGAAGTACTACCGCAGCTGGAAGAAGGCCGTCACCAAGACCCTCGACTGGGTCGACGACGATGTCGACTGA
- a CDS encoding HNH endonuclease signature motif containing protein: MNPTDTLLADAAAASARVWAGEAEQARAVLRFVETRRTDALAQGLSARQVEDARQVAILEVAVELHVAQGFVANLVSATRTLVMDLPTVWAAHVRGEVDRAKAREIASTAWKLHAPQNLARLDETVLAYATSHTLGQLKGWLRRFLVRVEPDRAIERRKAAHADRTVTITALDDGMSLLQALIPTADALLVERDLTLAAKASRHATTDDDRTLAQARADALVHTLLHKDETDTADHAPVSASGRGRFHVGITVSLATLLGLSSEPGVSADGQHVLDPALLAELASQEGTLFSRLLTDENGGILDVTELGRFPTQPLRRALNLIDGTCDVPGCTRPALACDVDHQIPYDPHPPPGQPPGQQRGPTVAGNLHHRCPPHHGLKTRGALTVSHDEDGNAHWHLPTRTLPAETAFTRAWTRRPRTIQFVEIHHVDPRHIVEHRRRGGPGRRAAQAP, from the coding sequence ATGAACCCCACCGACACCCTCCTGGCCGACGCGGCAGCCGCGTCGGCGCGGGTGTGGGCTGGTGAGGCGGAGCAGGCTCGGGCGGTGCTGCGGTTCGTGGAGACCCGCCGCACCGACGCCCTCGCCCAAGGGTTGAGCGCTCGTCAGGTCGAGGACGCCCGGCAGGTCGCGATCCTGGAGGTCGCGGTCGAGCTCCACGTGGCGCAGGGGTTCGTGGCCAACCTGGTCTCGGCCACCCGCACCCTGGTGATGGACCTGCCGACCGTGTGGGCGGCTCACGTGCGGGGTGAGGTCGACCGGGCCAAGGCCCGCGAGATCGCCTCGACCGCCTGGAAGCTGCATGCACCGCAGAACCTCGCCCGGTTGGACGAGACCGTGCTCGCCTACGCCACCAGCCACACATTGGGTCAGTTGAAGGGGTGGCTGCGCCGGTTCCTGGTCCGGGTCGAGCCCGACCGTGCGATCGAACGCCGCAAGGCCGCCCACGCGGACCGCACCGTCACCATCACCGCCCTGGATGACGGGATGAGCCTGCTGCAGGCCCTCATCCCCACGGCTGACGCGCTCCTGGTCGAGCGTGACCTGACCCTGGCCGCGAAAGCCTCCCGCCATGCCACCACTGACGATGACCGGACGTTGGCGCAGGCCCGCGCCGACGCCCTCGTCCACACCCTCCTGCACAAGGACGAGACCGACACCGCTGACCACGCGCCGGTCAGCGCCTCGGGCCGCGGCCGGTTCCACGTCGGGATCACTGTCTCCCTGGCCACCCTCCTCGGCCTGTCGAGTGAGCCGGGCGTCTCCGCTGATGGGCAGCACGTCCTCGACCCCGCCCTGCTCGCCGAGCTCGCCAGTCAAGAGGGAACCCTGTTCTCGCGGTTGTTGACCGACGAGAACGGCGGGATCCTCGACGTCACCGAGCTGGGCCGCTTCCCCACCCAACCCCTCCGCAGGGCACTCAACCTCATCGACGGGACCTGCGACGTCCCTGGTTGCACCCGACCCGCCCTCGCCTGCGACGTGGACCACCAGATCCCCTACGACCCCCACCCACCACCAGGACAACCACCCGGCCAGCAGCGCGGACCCACCGTCGCGGGCAACCTGCACCACCGCTGCCCACCCCACCACGGACTCAAGACCCGAGGAGCACTCACCGTCAGCCACGACGAGGACGGCAACGCCCACTGGCACCTGCCCACCCGCACCCTGCCCGCCGAGACCGCCTTCACCCGCGCCTGGACCCGACGCCCCCGCACCATCCAGTTCGTCGAGATCCATCACGTCGACCCGCGCCACATCGTCGAGCACCGGCGTCGAGGCGGACCCGGGAGGCGCGCCGCACAGGCGCCGTAG
- a CDS encoding DNA-3-methyladenine glycosylase family protein codes for MAEPGAREPDAQRTHDDGAPLDLRRTLSTLRRGPADPAYRRIGDDHWRVVRTPDGPATTLLRQVGPTAVHLQAWGPGAEHQAEMLPRLVGRPVDDLPLAHPVVADARRRFPGLRVPSTGDVVGALVPAIIEQKVLGADAFLSWRQLLHRHGEPAPGPAPAGMRVPLTGAAWAALPSWSWHHCGVDPKRYRTAQVATRMADALERLGPHDLLGAYRGLRSIPGIGVWTAAEVGSRAFGDTDAVPFGDYHLASTVGTALLGRRLEHDDEVAFVLEPFRPHRFVALRLMQLSPHVQVERRGARMSRVDHRGR; via the coding sequence GTGGCTGAGCCCGGTGCGAGGGAGCCCGACGCGCAGCGCACGCACGACGACGGCGCGCCGCTCGACCTGCGCCGCACGCTCTCGACCCTGCGTCGCGGCCCTGCCGACCCGGCGTACCGACGCATCGGCGACGACCACTGGCGCGTCGTGCGGACCCCCGACGGCCCCGCCACCACGCTGCTGCGCCAGGTCGGACCCACGGCCGTCCACCTGCAGGCGTGGGGCCCCGGCGCGGAGCACCAGGCCGAGATGCTGCCCCGGCTCGTCGGGCGGCCGGTCGACGACCTGCCGCTCGCCCACCCGGTCGTGGCTGACGCGCGACGGCGCTTCCCGGGGCTCCGGGTGCCGTCCACCGGCGACGTCGTCGGTGCGCTGGTCCCCGCGATCATCGAGCAGAAGGTGCTCGGCGCCGACGCGTTCCTGTCGTGGCGCCAGCTGCTGCACCGGCACGGGGAGCCCGCGCCCGGTCCGGCGCCCGCGGGCATGCGCGTCCCGCTCACGGGTGCCGCCTGGGCGGCGCTGCCCTCGTGGTCGTGGCACCACTGCGGCGTCGACCCGAAGCGCTACCGCACGGCGCAGGTCGCCACCCGGATGGCCGACGCGCTCGAGCGGCTCGGCCCGCACGACCTCCTCGGCGCCTACCGCGGGCTGCGCAGCATCCCCGGCATCGGCGTCTGGACGGCTGCCGAGGTCGGCTCGCGCGCGTTCGGCGACACCGACGCCGTCCCCTTCGGGGACTACCACCTCGCCAGCACGGTCGGCACGGCCCTGCTCGGGCGCCGGCTCGAGCACGACGACGAGGTCGCCTTCGTGCTCGAGCCCTTCCGTCCCCACCGCTTCGTCGCGCTGCGGCTCATGCAGCTCAGTCCGCACGTGCAGGTCGAGCGGCGCGGGGCGCGCATGTCACGCGTCGACCACCGCGGGCGGTAG